The following proteins are encoded in a genomic region of Pseudodesulfovibrio mercurii:
- a CDS encoding TRAP transporter small permease — protein MQTQKTTPFVSLAAAVERFAYRLNYVLERLCALLVAAMIGVVWFGIVERYALALGATWTEELARYIMIWAALLAVPCCAYRREHIGLDLVFSRLPLNWQLPARMVLDLLGLCFFLFLAYYGVTMAKSGANQFATIFGMTMFVPFTAVPITAGLTVIQIGAVMIRDAARITPMFARKEAA, from the coding sequence ATGCAAACACAGAAAACAACCCCATTCGTCAGCCTGGCCGCCGCCGTCGAGCGGTTCGCCTACCGGCTGAACTACGTCCTGGAGCGGCTCTGCGCCCTCCTGGTGGCCGCCATGATCGGCGTGGTCTGGTTCGGCATCGTCGAGCGCTACGCCCTGGCCCTGGGAGCCACCTGGACCGAGGAGCTGGCCCGCTACATAATGATCTGGGCCGCGCTCCTGGCCGTGCCCTGCTGCGCCTACCGGCGCGAGCACATCGGCCTGGACCTGGTCTTCTCCCGTCTCCCGCTGAACTGGCAGTTGCCCGCGCGCATGGTCCTCGACCTGCTCGGCCTGTGCTTCTTTCTGTTCCTGGCGTACTACGGCGTGACCATGGCCAAGTCGGGCGCGAACCAGTTCGCGACCATCTTCGGCATGACCATGTTCGTGCCCTTCACCGCCGTGCCCATCACCGCCGGGCTGACGGTCATCCAGATCGGAGCGGTCATGATCCGCGACGCCGCCCGGATCACACCCATGTTCGCCAGGAAGGAGGCCGCCTGA
- a CDS encoding TRAP transporter large permease — MLTVAIVFFGLMLIGVPIGFVLGIAGVVGLVQVGGDNFLVMAPKRFFEGLNLFTFMAMPFFILAGEIMNRVGMTQRIANLADALVGYMRGGLAHSNMLASVLFAGMTGAAVSDAAAFGNTLVPAMVKQGYTRPFACAVTAAGSIIGPTIPPSNLMVIYGSLAGVSIAGLFAAGILPGLLICLVCMALIVALGRKLGLPKKEGSPSLREILSAFKGSLLALIMPAIILGGILGGIVTPTEAAAIAVFYALFVGVVVHRNLTFNDILGMLIRTARITGVVFLIIASASILSWWMTFMQIPQQIADAFLTLSTTPWMIKAMILVMLLIIGMFMDINAALIILTPMLGTLTQAIGMNPVHAGVMIVLTLNISLMTPPVGACIFVLSSVTGERIERISASLWPFILVEVGVLVITTFWTDLAMFFPKLLLDM, encoded by the coding sequence ATGCTGACCGTCGCCATCGTCTTCTTCGGTTTGATGCTCATCGGCGTGCCCATCGGCTTCGTGCTCGGCATCGCGGGCGTCGTCGGCCTGGTCCAGGTGGGCGGGGACAACTTCCTGGTCATGGCCCCCAAGCGGTTTTTCGAGGGGCTCAACCTGTTCACCTTCATGGCCATGCCCTTCTTCATCCTGGCGGGCGAGATCATGAACCGCGTGGGCATGACCCAGCGCATCGCCAACCTGGCCGACGCCCTGGTGGGCTACATGCGCGGCGGCCTGGCCCACTCGAACATGCTCGCCTCGGTGCTCTTCGCGGGCATGACCGGCGCGGCCGTGTCGGATGCCGCCGCCTTCGGCAACACCCTGGTCCCGGCCATGGTCAAGCAGGGCTACACCCGGCCCTTCGCCTGCGCGGTCACGGCCGCCGGGTCGATCATCGGCCCGACCATCCCGCCGTCCAACCTGATGGTCATCTACGGCTCGCTGGCGGGCGTGTCCATCGCCGGGCTGTTCGCGGCGGGCATCCTGCCCGGCCTGCTCATCTGCCTGGTGTGCATGGCGCTGATCGTGGCGCTGGGACGCAAGCTCGGCCTGCCCAAGAAGGAGGGCAGCCCGTCGCTCCGGGAAATCCTCTCCGCCTTCAAGGGCTCCCTGCTCGCCCTGATCATGCCCGCCATCATCCTGGGCGGCATCCTCGGCGGCATCGTCACCCCCACCGAGGCGGCGGCCATCGCGGTCTTCTACGCCCTGTTCGTAGGCGTGGTCGTCCACCGCAACCTGACCTTCAACGACATCCTGGGGATGCTCATCCGCACGGCCCGGATCACGGGCGTGGTCTTCCTGATCATCGCCTCGGCCTCGATCCTGAGCTGGTGGATGACCTTCATGCAGATTCCCCAGCAGATCGCGGACGCGTTCCTGACCCTGTCCACCACCCCGTGGATGATCAAGGCCATGATCCTGGTCATGCTCCTGATCATCGGCATGTTCATGGACATCAACGCGGCGCTCATCATCCTGACGCCCATGCTCGGCACCCTGACCCAGGCCATCGGCATGAACCCGGTGCACGCGGGCGTAATGATCGTCCTGACCCTGAACATATCGCTCATGACCCCGCCCGTGGGGGCCTGCATCTTCGTGCTCTCCTCGGTCACAGGCGAACGCATAGAGCGCATCAGCGCCTCCCTGTGGCCGTTCATACTCGTGGAGGTGGGCGTGCTCGTCATAACCACCTTCTGGACGGACCTGGCCATGTTTTTCCCCAAACTTCTGCTCGACATGTAG